The Priestia megaterium NBRC 15308 = ATCC 14581 region AGGAGCTTGATTTAAAGAAAGCGGCAAAAGCAGCTGGTGAAAAGTCTTTGGAAATGATTCCTCAAAGAGAGCTGTTGCCTCTTACAGGATATGTTCACGGCGGGTGTTCTCCTATCGGAATGAAAAAGCAGTTCACAACCTTCATTGACTCTACAGCAGAAGACTGCGAAACGATTTACTTTTCAGGCGGGCGTGTAGGTCACCAGATACAGTTAACATTAAGTGACTTATCAAAAGCAATTCGTATATGTCCGGCAGATATCACAAAAGAGAGTTAAAATGTATTTCCCTTGAGCGAAACGCTTTTAGACATAAGCGTTTCGCTTTTTTTAAATGGCTTTAATTGCTGTCTTTTTATCGGTTGGGATAACAGAAATAAAAGTAAAAATATAGAAAAAATGATATTATATAGTTAATGTGTGGAAACTTTATAAAAAGGCTAGGAGGAAAGCAAAAATAATTAAATCAATTATTGGAGGATTCATCTTATCTTTTATTCTTTTATTAGGATGTACAATAGCAAACGTAAATTCAGAAACAGTATTTTTTGCCGTTTTCATTCTATTAGTAGGGCTAGCCATCATTATAT contains the following coding sequences:
- the ybaK gene encoding Cys-tRNA(Pro) deacylase: MGKKADKTNVMRILDQKKIEYNYYSYDTKKLSGVQVATSLGEDLAKVFKTLVTVGKSKEHYVFMVPVEKELDLKKAAKAAGEKSLEMIPQRELLPLTGYVHGGCSPIGMKKQFTTFIDSTAEDCETIYFSGGRVGHQIQLTLSDLSKAIRICPADITKES